The DNA region CGGCCGGTGCTGCTTGATGAGGTTGGCCTCGAGGATGAGCGCCTCGACCTCGTTGCGGGTGGTGATGAACTCCAGAGCGTCGGCAAGAGAGGTGAATTTGCCGCTCTTGCCCCCCGCCTTGAAATGCTGTCCCACCCTTGAGCGCAAGTTCACCGCCTTGCCGATATAGATCGGCGTGCCCCCCTTGCGGAAGATGTACACGCCGGGGCTCGTCGGCAACACGGGCAGATCATCGAAATGCACGCCCCAGGATAGGCCGCATGACCACCCCTCACCGGATGTTCGCTCACCGCCCGTCCCCGCGCTAGCCTGCCCCCATGCCCGCCTCCCGAGTCTTCCTCGTCCGCCACGGTCAGACCGCCGCGAACGTCTCCCGCGTCCTGCGGGGTCCCAGCGGCGAGGGCGACCCCCTCGACTCGGCGGGGGAGACCCAGGCCCGCCTCGTCGCCGCCCACCTCGCCGCCCTGCACCTCCAGAACCCGCGCGTGTACGCCAGCTCTTACCGCCGCGCCCGCGAAACCGCCCGACCCGTCGCCGACGCCCTCGGCGTCCCGCTGCACATCCTCGACGGCGTCCACGAGATCGACCCCGGCGACTGGGTGGGCCGCCCCTACGACGACCTCCGCACCCACGCCCTGCGAAAGGAGGACGGCACCCTCGGCTTTCCCGGCGGCGAGAGCCTGGAGGAGGTCGGCGAGCGGTTCCACCGCGCCCTGAACGGCCTGCCCCCCGGCGAAACCCCCATCATCGTCTCCCACGGCGGGGCGCTCACCGCTGGCCTCGCCGCCCTTCTGCGTGTCCCGGTCGCCGTCGCCTGGACAGAAACCCGCTTTGCCCACCCCAACGCCGCCCTCACCGAACTCGAACGCCACGGGGAAGGCTGGCACGTCGTGCGCCTGGCCGACGTCCGGCACCTGAAGGAACTGATGCCGATCAACCCAAATTAATACAATGGTAAGTAGGAGGAGTGAAACAACGAGACAAGCCGCTCCACCCCTCCACCAAGAGAGCCCCCCACGTCAGTCGGCACCAGCCCGAGCCACACGCCCCACCCAGGTCTTCGCCGCTCCACCTCAAAGGGGAACCCCGCGCCGGCTTTCCTTCACCCTTTCTCCGCCACCCCCTCCACCGTCCCCCGTCGCCGCGCCCGCTCCGCCGCAAAGGCCATCCGGTGCGAGTCGAGCGACTCCGCGAGCGGGGTGGGCACCCCCGCCTCCCCGCGCAGGAAGGCCAGCCAGGCCGCCACCAGCGCCTCGTCCCCGCCCCCGTGGTTCCCGCCCGCGTCCACGACCACGCGCTCCACCTCGCCCGTGCGGAAATCGTGCACCTCGATCTCGCCGCGCTCCATCTGCGCCCGAAGCTCGCCGTGGGTGCCCAGCAGCCTCAGCGTCCGGGTGTTGTTGTGGGTGAACGCACTCACCGTCAGCCCCGCCGTCACCCCGTTGGCGAATACGACGGTCACGGTCTGGTGGCTCACCACGTCGTTGTCGGCGTGATACACGCAGCGCCCGTAGGGACCGCCCGAAAGCGCCTCGGAGAGCGGCACCCCCCCCGCCGTCAGCACGGTGACGGGCCACCCGGCAGGGTCCCTCGTCCCGTAGATCACCCGCGCGTCGTAGGGGCAGTCCACCACCGGGCAGGTCACGCAGCGGTCCGAGGCCCCGGGGGGCGCCTCCTCGGGGCGGAAGTGGTGGAGGGCCCCCTCGCTGCTCACCCGCGCCGGGGGCGCGTCCGCGAACCACCGCAACAGGTCGAGGTCGTGGCACGCCTTGGCCAGGACGAAGGGCGCGGCGGGTGGGCTGGCGCGCCAGTTCCCCCGCACGTACGAGTGCGCGTAGTGCCAGTACGACACGTTCTCCGCGTGCGTCACCCCGACGAGCCGCCCCAACCGCCCCGACTCCAGCGCCTCCCGGACCCTCCTGAAAAAGGGCGTGGCGCGCAGCACGTGGCAGACGGTGACCCGGCCCCGCGCGGCCGCCTCCGCCGCCAGCAGCCGCTCCAGATCGGCCTCCTCCAGGCACACCGGCTTTTCCAGCAGCACGTCGTACCCAAGGGCGAGCGCCCGCAGGCACGGCGCCACATGGGCGTCATCGGGCGTGGCGATCACCACCGCGTCCGCCACCCGCCCGAGGGCGAAGAAGGCGTCCTCCCCGGGGAAGCACGCCTCCGGGCCCAGGCCGTGCCTGGAGGCGACCTCGGCCAGGCGGGCGGGCCGGGGGTCGACGAGGTGGGTCACCCGCGCCCCCTGCGCCGCGAGGTGCCGGGCGTACACGTCCGCGCCCCGGTTGCCGCAGCCCAGGATGGCGACGGTGACGCTCACCGCCGCTCCACCCCCCACCCCACGCCCCCCGGCCGCTCCAGACGCCCCGCCGTCCACTCCAGCCCGGTAAACGGGTCGTCCGCCAGCAGCAGCGCCCCGTCGAGGTCGGCCCAGTCGCACAACCCCGCGAGGTGCGCGGCGGCGGCGATCCCCAGCGAACTCTCGATCATGCAGCCCATCATCACGCTCATGCCATGCGTGCGGGCGAGCCGCAGGGCGAGCAGGGCCCGCAGCGGCCCCCCCAGCTTGGCGAGCTTGAGGTTCACCCCGTCGAAGGCCCCGGCGAGCGCGGGCACGTCCGAGACGTGGTGCAGGCTCTCGTCGGCGACGAGGGGAAGGGGCGACAGGCGGCGCAACTCCGCGTGCCCCTCCAGGTCCCCGGCCGCCAGCGGCTGCTCGACGAACTCCACCCCGGCGGCCTCCAGCACCCCCAGCATCCGCCGCGCCCGGGGCCGGGTCCAGGCCGCGTTGGCGTCCACCCGCAGCGAGACGTGGGGCGCCTCCTCGCGGAGCGCCTCCAGGATCGCCTCGTCCTCCGCCGTGCCGAGCTTCACCTTCAGCACCCCGTGCCCGCGCGCCACCGCCTCGCGGGCCTCCCGCCGCATCTCCTCCAGCGGGCCGAGGCCCACGGTGAAGCTGCTCTCGGGAATCTTTGGGGGCGACAGGCCCAACAGCCGCCACACCGGCACGCCCGCCGAGCAGGCCGCCCACTCCAGGGCCGCCATCTCCAGCGCGCACTTCACGCTGGGGTGACCCCCCGGCATCCGCGCCTCCAGCCGCCCGCGCAGCCCGTCCCAGTCCCAGCCGTCGGTCAGCGCCTGGGCGAGCAGGGGCAGCACCGCCGCCACCGTCCCACCCGTCTCCCCGTAGAAGGCGTTCGGCGCGGCCTCGCCCCGGCCGGTCACCCCATCCGCCTCGAAGATGACGAAGGTGCGCGGGTAGGCCGAGCGCGTCCAGCGCGCGATCCCGAAGGGCCGCGCCGTGTGCAGCTCCAGCGTCTCCCAGCGGACGGTCACGGCGCCCACCGCCCGAACCCCGTCAGGCCCCGCGCCAGCCGCTCCCCGTACTCGCCCTCGCCCAGCGTCTCCACGCTCACCCGCATCCGGGTCGCGTTCGCGTGGACCACAGAGCGCGCGTCCAGCATCAGCCCCACGTGCCCCGGGAAAAAGGCGAGGTCGCCCCGCTCGGGCTCCTCCACCTCCCCCAGCGCCCCCCGCTGCTGGTCGGCGTCACGCGGGAGGGGCCGCCCCAGCGCCGCGTAACTCACCTGCGTCAGCCCCGAGCAGTCGAGCCCCCACGCGCTGCGCCCGCCCCACACATAGGGCGTCTCCAGAAAGCGCAGGGCGAAGCTCGCCGCGTCCCCGGCCGGGGCGGGGGAGAGCACCACCTCCTGCACCCAGGCCTCCTCCCCGTCCGGCAGCCACACCGGCACCCAGCGCCGCCCGTCCTCGGTCTCGACCCCGCCCGGCGCGCGACCCAGCCGCGCGCCGAAGCACAGTTCCGCGACCACCGCCCGGCTCACCCGGGGCCCCGCGAAGGCGTGCCCGCGCAGTGCCGTGACCGTCAACGCCTCCCCCGGCGGCGGGGTGAACCCCAGCCCCGCCGCCCGCGCCCAGCCCAGGTACCGGTCGTGGCCGGTCCGCACCCAGGCCCAGCCGCCTTCCCGCTCCTCCAGCACCTCCAGCGCCTCGCCCGGCAGCGCCTCGGTGACCTGCGCGGCGTCCGATTCCGGCCGGGCCAGCAGGCTCAGCCGTGAACGGCCCACCCAGCCCGCCCGGGGCGTGAGGTACCGCCAGCCCTCGCCGGGAAGCCGCCCGCGCAGCGCCTCCTCGGCGACGCGTCTTCCCGGGTCGAGGGCGTGGGTGCGGGGGTCGAGGTCGGGCGCGGGCGGGGCACTCATCGTGTCCCAAGGTAGCGCGTCAGCCAGCGCCGCCAGTTCTCCCCGGCCACCCCGGCCCGGTGCTCCGCCGGGAGCAGCCCCAGCAAGCGGGGCACGTCCCGGTACCGCTCGATCCCCGACGGCGCCTTCTCCCGCCCGAAGCCGCCGTCGAGGTCGGTGCCCAGCCCGACCGAAGCCCAGCCCACCACCTCCGCGTAGTGCCGCGCGTGGGCGGCGACACCCGCGAGAGGCACCCGGTCTTGCCCCACCTCCCACCCCGGTTGCAAGAAGGTGCTCAGGAACACCAGCCCGATCACGCCCCCCCGCTCCGCCACCGCGCGCGCCATCGCGTCCGTCAGGTGCCGGTTGCCGGGCAGAAAAGCGCGGCTGTTCGTGTGGGTGGCGAGAAGGCGAGGCCCCAGGTCCAGCGCCTCCCAGAACGAGGCGTCGTCGAGGTGCGAGGCGTCGAGCGCCACCCCGAGTTCCCGCATCGCCGTCACGAGGTCGCGCCCCGCCGCCGTCAGGGGCCCCGGCGCGTCGGTGCCCCCCGCGTAGCGTGTGCACCCCCACGCCGGGCCGATCACCCGCACCCCCGAGGCCACCCAGAAGGGCAGGTCGTCCGCGCCCCGCACCGGGTCCGCCCCCTCCATCAGCAGCACCACCCCCAGCGCCCCCGACCCCCCGGCCAGGTGCTCTTCCACCTCGCGCCCCTCCCGCAACAGGCGCACGAGCCCCGCGTCCTCCCAGCGGCGGTACTGGTCCAGTTGTGCGAGGGCCTGAGCCCGCGCCCCCGCGTGGTCCGTGTACCCTCCCGGACTCCCCGGCCCCTGCGGCAGCGCGAAGAGCGTCGCGAAACACACCCGCGTTCCCGCCGCGCGGATCTCGTCGAAGGTCACCGTCGCCGTCTGCCCCGTCACCGGGTCCCGCGCCCGCAACGCCTCCAGCCCCAGGGTCAGGTCCCGGCCCGCGAGCGCGTTCATGGCGAGGTCGAGATGGCCGTCGATCAGCAGCGCGCGAGGGGTCAACGGCAACTCCTCCCGCCCCGGCGCATGGCCCGCACGTCACCCCACCTGTGCAAGTTCACCTCCGCGATTGTAGAGGAGTCAGGACAAGACTCGAAAAGCCTTGTACGTTAGTAACCTGGTTTACACTTTTTGGCTTCCACTTCCTCCTGGTGTCGTGCCAGGGCAGCGACCACCAGGCGCGAGGGTTGATGAGCAAGGAATTACGTGGCCCCTCCGAGGGCTGTCTGAACGGGTAAGGGCACCAGATTGAGCCACAGCAGATACCGCTGCCCTCCGCCGACCGTGGCGTACCGCCGCAAGAGCGCGTCGAGTTCGCCCTGAAGCCGCTTGGCCTCCTCGAAGTTCAGATACACCGCGTCGTGCGACGCTGTGAACAGCGCCGGTTCACCCGGAGCGAGTGGGTCATAGTTCTCGTCCGCGCTCACCGCCAGCATGTGGGTGGTCACGCCGTGCTCGTCCCGGTAGACCCGATGCCCTCTCAACCTGGGGGCCTGGGCGTGCCCGAAGCGGAGCCCTCGCCCCAGCAAAGCCGCGCGCTCCTGCGCCCACACCGCGTGGTCCGCGAAGGGTGAGCCGGAGTGCGGCACGAAGTACACGTCCGCTGTCGAGCGGTACACCTTCACCGCCCGCCCGGGACGCGGCACCTCGCGGACCACCTCCAGCAGCCCGCACGCCAGGAAGCGCCGCACCCGCGCGAGCAGGCTGTTGGGTTTGCAGGCCAGCACGGCGGCCACCTCACGCACCGTCCCCTCCCGTGCCAGAAAGGGCTCGAAGAAGTGCAATTCCTGGGGGTCGAGGAGAATTCGCGCGGCCTGGGGATCGGTGACGGTTCGCCTCCTGGGTGATGGTGTGTCTTGCATGTCACGTAGGGTACGGCGAGGGTAAGCCCATGACCCTCGCCCGACTCCTCGGTCCACACGCGGGCGCCGTGCTGCGCCCACCCTTCCTGCCGTACTGGCTCGGCCAGAGTGTGTCGGCCCTGGGGGACCGGATGACGGCGGTGGCCCTGCCCGCCGTGGTGCTGTCCCTGGGTGGAGGTGCCTCCGACCTCGCCCGATTAGCGGCTTGGTCCACGGGCGCCCAACTCGCGCTGCTCCTGATCGGCGGCGTGCTGGTGGACCGGCTGCCCCGGCGCGCGGTCCTCCTGGCGATGGACGGGCTCCGGGCCGTGCTCCTGGGGGTCACGGCCTGGTTCCTCGCCCAGGGCCAGGTCTCGATCACCGCCCTGGTGGCTCTCTCCGCCGCCTTGGGGGCCTGTAGCGCGCTCTTTTACCCGGCGACGGCGAGCATTCTGCCGGAACTCGTGGACGACGCCCAGCTCGTCCCGGCGAACGCCCTGCGTAACCTCAGTAACCAGCTCAGTGGGGTGATCGGTCCGGCGCTGGGGGGCATGCTGGTCGCGCTCGGGGGCGCGAGCTTCGCGCTGGGGATGGACGCGCTGAGCTTCGTCGTGGGTGCGCTCGGGTTGTATTTGATGCGTCCACGCCCCCGCCGCCTTCAGGAGGTTGCTGCTCAACCCCTGTGGCGTGAGGCCCTGGAGGGTTTCCGCATCATTCTGGCCTCCACCTGGCTATGGTTGACGATTGGACTTTTCGCGCTGGTGAACATCTTTTTCGGGGGCCTCAACGTCGTCGTGCTGCCGCTCTACGCCCGCGAGGTGCTGGGGGGCGCGCCAGACCTGGGCTGGCTGTATACGGCGCAGGCGCTGGGCGCCGTGGTCGCCGCCCTGGTGCTCGGCCGCCTGGGATCAGTACGGCGCCGGGGGATCGTCGCCTACACGGCGGTCGTGGGACAGGGCTCGGCGGTAGCCCTGCTGGCGCTGGCAGGGTCACTCCTCCCGGCCATGCTGGCCCTGTTCGTCAGCGGGGCATGCGTGACCCTCTTCTCGGTGCTGTGGGAGGCCACCTTGCAGGAACGGGTGCCGAATGAGGCCCTGGGGCGGGTGGCGAGTGTGGACATGCTGGGGTCCATCGCCCTCCTGCCGCTGGGCTTCGTGGTGCTGGGGCAGGCGGTGGAGGTTCTGGGGGTGACGGGCAGCGCGCTGGCGTGCGGGTCGATCATCACGCTGTTGGCCCTGCTGGGCCTCTCGACCCGGGCCGTGCGAGGGTTGGAGTGACCCACCGGCGTCCCAGCACGGTGTTGCAGGGAGAAGGGTAAGGGAAGTTCCTCCCGC from Deinococcus aetherius includes:
- a CDS encoding histidine phosphatase family protein; translated protein: MPASRVFLVRHGQTAANVSRVLRGPSGEGDPLDSAGETQARLVAAHLAALHLQNPRVYASSYRRARETARPVADALGVPLHILDGVHEIDPGDWVGRPYDDLRTHALRKEDGTLGFPGGESLEEVGERFHRALNGLPPGETPIIVSHGGALTAGLAALLRVPVAVAWTETRFAHPNAALTELERHGEGWHVVRLADVRHLKELMPINPN
- a CDS encoding Gfo/Idh/MocA family protein; the encoded protein is MSVTVAILGCGNRGADVYARHLAAQGARVTHLVDPRPARLAEVASRHGLGPEACFPGEDAFFALGRVADAVVIATPDDAHVAPCLRALALGYDVLLEKPVCLEEADLERLLAAEAAARGRVTVCHVLRATPFFRRVREALESGRLGRLVGVTHAENVSYWHYAHSYVRGNWRASPPAAPFVLAKACHDLDLLRWFADAPPARVSSEGALHHFRPEEAPPGASDRCVTCPVVDCPYDARVIYGTRDPAGWPVTVLTAGGVPLSEALSGGPYGRCVYHADNDVVSHQTVTVVFANGVTAGLTVSAFTHNNTRTLRLLGTHGELRAQMERGEIEVHDFRTGEVERVVVDAGGNHGGGDEALVAAWLAFLRGEAGVPTPLAESLDSHRMAFAAERARRRGTVEGVAEKG
- a CDS encoding dipeptide epimerase, giving the protein MTVRWETLELHTARPFGIARWTRSAYPRTFVIFEADGVTGRGEAAPNAFYGETGGTVAAVLPLLAQALTDGWDWDGLRGRLEARMPGGHPSVKCALEMAALEWAACSAGVPVWRLLGLSPPKIPESSFTVGLGPLEEMRREAREAVARGHGVLKVKLGTAEDEAILEALREEAPHVSLRVDANAAWTRPRARRMLGVLEAAGVEFVEQPLAAGDLEGHAELRRLSPLPLVADESLHHVSDVPALAGAFDGVNLKLAKLGGPLRALLALRLARTHGMSVMMGCMIESSLGIAAAAHLAGLCDWADLDGALLLADDPFTGLEWTAGRLERPGGVGWGVERR
- a CDS encoding C40 family peptidase; its protein translation is MSAPPAPDLDPRTHALDPGRRVAEEALRGRLPGEGWRYLTPRAGWVGRSRLSLLARPESDAAQVTEALPGEALEVLEEREGGWAWVRTGHDRYLGWARAAGLGFTPPPGEALTVTALRGHAFAGPRVSRAVVAELCFGARLGRAPGGVETEDGRRWVPVWLPDGEEAWVQEVVLSPAPAGDAASFALRFLETPYVWGGRSAWGLDCSGLTQVSYAALGRPLPRDADQQRGALGEVEEPERGDLAFFPGHVGLMLDARSVVHANATRMRVSVETLGEGEYGERLARGLTGFGRWAP
- a CDS encoding dipeptidase codes for the protein MPLTPRALLIDGHLDLAMNALAGRDLTLGLEALRARDPVTGQTATVTFDEIRAAGTRVCFATLFALPQGPGSPGGYTDHAGARAQALAQLDQYRRWEDAGLVRLLREGREVEEHLAGGSGALGVVLLMEGADPVRGADDLPFWVASGVRVIGPAWGCTRYAGGTDAPGPLTAAGRDLVTAMRELGVALDASHLDDASFWEALDLGPRLLATHTNSRAFLPGNRHLTDAMARAVAERGGVIGLVFLSTFLQPGWEVGQDRVPLAGVAAHARHYAEVVGWASVGLGTDLDGGFGREKAPSGIERYRDVPRLLGLLPAEHRAGVAGENWRRWLTRYLGTR
- a CDS encoding MFS transporter; amino-acid sequence: MTLARLLGPHAGAVLRPPFLPYWLGQSVSALGDRMTAVALPAVVLSLGGGASDLARLAAWSTGAQLALLLIGGVLVDRLPRRAVLLAMDGLRAVLLGVTAWFLAQGQVSITALVALSAALGACSALFYPATASILPELVDDAQLVPANALRNLSNQLSGVIGPALGGMLVALGGASFALGMDALSFVVGALGLYLMRPRPRRLQEVAAQPLWREALEGFRIILASTWLWLTIGLFALVNIFFGGLNVVVLPLYAREVLGGAPDLGWLYTAQALGAVVAALVLGRLGSVRRRGIVAYTAVVGQGSAVALLALAGSLLPAMLALFVSGACVTLFSVLWEATLQERVPNEALGRVASVDMLGSIALLPLGFVVLGQAVEVLGVTGSALACGSIITLLALLGLSTRAVRGLE